TTGCATAGGAACCTAAGTAGGGAGGAGCCAAGGCTAACACCTGTCACCTGAGGGTAACTGCCCAGCTTTCCCCACTATATCAGACATATGCTGGGAAGTCTAGGGAGGAGCGATACCCAAAATGAAAGGGGataaaaacaagagagaaagggggaggagatgACGCAGCACACAAGAACCGTGCGCGGGCTTTGATGTGAGTGCTACGGAGGGTGTGCAGAATGAGGTATGACATTTGAAAAGTAGGTGGGCTATGGGACTTATTAAGGGAAGGGGTGGGCACAGCTCTTAAGAACGTCCAGTGAAAGCTTCTTGAAAATCCAGCACAGCCTCCAGTGACAGAAGACAGTGCTAAACGCCAGGTAGGAAAAACAGAAGGTGTGCTTAGGATTTTGAGGCAAAGATGCTAAGCTCTCAGAATGTAGGCGGGTAGCCTTTTGGGGAAGCAGATCACTTGTCCGGAGTAGAAATGGCGCAGGGAGGAACAGAGGAACAGTTGTAAGACGGTGCGGGGTGCACACTGAGCTACACTTGACATTCGTCTTTTCTTGTGGCCCTCAGAAACTCCCCAAATTCAAGTGTACTCTCGCCATCCACCGGAGAATGGGAAGCCCAACTTCCTCAACTGCTACGTGTCTCAGTTCCACCCACCTCAAATAGAAATTGAGCTACTgaagaatggaaagaagataCCAAATATCGAGATGTCAGATCTGTCCTTCAGCAAGGACTGGTCTTTCTACATCCTGGCTCACACTGAATTCACACCCACCGAGACCGATGTATATGCTTGCAGAGTTAAACACGTCACTCTGAAGGAGCCCAAAACCGTCACCTGGGGTGAGCTTTCAAGTTCTTCCTTACCTTCTGTAAGCTCCATCTGTGTTGAGTCACAGCTTAAAACTGCTTTGCCATTTTAAAAACCTGCATTCTGAGACTGTTAGCGAATACCCCCAAAAGGCCGATCCGTAGTGCCAGCAGAGATGCTGGGAACCAGTATTTTCCTGCTATGAGCACAGGGAGCAGCAGCTCTACCCACTGTCCCAGacctctttcctcttctgtgcTTTCTCCAGCTTTCCTGGCAGCCTGATGCACACTAAGTGCCGGAGAGCATGCCAAGTAGGACAGGCCTTGGCCTGCAACCCCTGCCTTCAAGTACCTACAATTCTGGACTGTTCCAGTGCCTTGGCTAGTTTATAGACAGGAATGGATCTCTGGGTTGTTCTCAACAAGTACTCCAGGCTAGCAGCAAAAACCTAGTCTACCAGCCTTGTCGCTCACAACACTGGGATGTTTGTTAATACTTAGTAGTATAAAAGTAATGTtttgtctccatttctttttttgtagacCGAGACATGTAATCAAGCTCTATGGAGGTAGGTTTCTTGACTTTGAGTAGTGGGCCTTTGTGGGGAGGTGGTTGGAGCTGGGggtagagcacatgcctagcGTGTATAAGGCCTTGAGTTCTGGACCCAGCACTGCAGGAAGAGAATTGTTTGATTCACTATCCTAGGAGCTGTTTATAGACAGCTCAAACATGATAAGCACCACTGTATGAAAGACATTAATCAGGGTAGCTTGTCAGTAGCTACAGAAGAATCCTTTGGGGTCAGATTCCTTTATCCTGTGGATTGGCAGGAAGGAGGCCACATCACTAGCCCCTCTAAAGGGAGAACGGCACCTTTGTGTAGGCAGCAAGGCAGGTGGGAGGCCGCAATCACCCGCACAGCCTGCATGGGTGTGGCCGACCTGTTTGTACCCTGGCAGCTCTGCTGAGAAGGCCCTGGACAAGGGACATGCTCTTCACCCAGCAGAACCAGGTGACAGAGTCCCGCAGGTGCCCTTGGCCCTTTCAGTTTCAAGTTGGTAGGCACTAGGTTTACCTTCTAGAGGCTTCCAGACATTCGGGGAAAGAAGTGGACAGTGTTGTGACTCCATGTAAGGCACAGTCACTGAGGTGTCTGAAGGACAGCATGAGGGAATGTGGGCATCTCTGTCAGATGTTGTCTAGTGGTAGAAAATCCATCTTTTTAGTGAAATCCAGGGACCCTGGGGCCAAAAGCTCACTCGAATcttgtattatatttatttcttggAAAGGGGAATTGATGAAGGGGGGATGGGTGATCTGCCCAAACAGGCAGTTACCAAATGGTGGAGCCAGGACTCAGCTCCTTTAAGAAGGTGGCTGTCCTACAAACTCACTTGATGGTGAGGTCTGTAATGTAAATAACATATGTTCCACTAACTTTCTCCTTCCCCgactcccttcccttttcttttcagcTCTGAATCATCTGGACCAGTTTAACTCCAGATCCGGTTTCTAATATGCTATACAATTTATCCACAAAGTAAAGAATAGCAATGAGCACACCATCTTCTTCATATCTTACCTTAAATATTTTatgcatgttttaaaaaaaattggagacTAATATCCTAGATTTCCGGAATAATAAAGCTTCAATGAGTGT
This Rattus norvegicus strain BN/NHsdMcwi chromosome 3, GRCr8, whole genome shotgun sequence DNA region includes the following protein-coding sequences:
- the B2m gene encoding beta-2-microglobulin isoform X1, producing the protein MARSVTVIFLVLVSLAVVLAIQKTPQIQVYSRHPPENGKPNFLNCYVSQFHPPQIEIELLKNGKKIPNIEMSDLSFSKDWSFYILAHTEFTPTETDVYACRVKHVTLKEPKTVTWDRDM